A window of Oryzias melastigma strain HK-1 unplaced genomic scaffold, ASM292280v2 sc00385, whole genome shotgun sequence contains these coding sequences:
- the LOC118598369 gene encoding leukocyte immunoglobulin-like receptor subfamily B member 1: protein MNKEQNYYQSVHTDFLISDLIERMEYTLFGKLEFIYRFRSRVTAGTTTVSVGDRVTLSCSVEKSAGWKYEWFRRTSHTSEYRINDGENGNIRVSQGGIYRCRGFRGEPAVYSDKSDEVTINITFSNKVSVTQKPSWSQMFRGETITLTCEVQGGEGVQWEYEWRTPQSQTFRTNRKDWTFTASISGDYSCKSRPTDDSYSGTKWSQAVRLSVSGPIKL from the exons ATGAACAAAGAGCAGAACTACTATCAGTCAGTCCACACT gattttctcatcagtgatttgaTTGAGAGGATGGAATACACTCTGTTCGGTAAACTGGAGTTCATCT ACAGATTCAGATCCAGAGTGACAGCAGGAACAACAACTGTGTCAGTaggagacagagtgacactgagctgctctgtggagaaatctgCTGGTTGGAAATATGAGTGGTTCAGAAGAACCTCACACACCTCTGAATACAGAAtcaatgatggagaaaatggaaACATCAGAGTCTCACAAGGAGGAATCTACAGATGCAGaggatttagaggagaaccagCCGTCTACTCTGATAAAAGTGATGAAGTCACCATCAACATAACAT TTTCCAACAAAGTGAGTGTGACCCAAAAACCCAGCTGGTCTcagatgttcagaggagagacgatCACTCTGACATGTGAGGTTCAGGGAGGTGAAGGAGTTCAGTGGGAGTATGAATGGAGAACACCTCAGTCACAGACATTCAGGACAAACAGGAAAGACTGGACATTCACAGCTTCCATCAGTGGAGACTACAGCTGTAAGAGCAGACCCACAGATGATTCCTATTCTGGAACAAAGTGGAGTCAAGCTGTCAGGTTATCTGTTTCAG